The Bacteroidota bacterium sequence AGAAAGGGACTAATCCCCCCGCATCCCGATAATTATCGGGATTAAGCGGGGCTTTCGGGATGTAGTTCGGCATTACCATTCTACAAACCAAATCCGCCAAAGGCGGAGAACCATTATAGTTTAAGAAATGGTATAACAATAAAAAGCCCGATGTTAATTATAACACCGGGCTTTTTATATAATAAGTCCTATATTAGGTTCTAAAATTACTAGCGTTTTAACACAATGGTTTTAGAGTTTTTACCAACTGTTACCAATGCTTCATCATCGCAAGTGCCATTACCGAAATCAATGCTGCGGTCGGCCTTTCCTGCTGCGGTAAATGTAATAACGCCTTTGGTTACACGAGATTTGACACAACTAAAATCAACAATTAAGGGAGCAGTAATACTCATGGTATAAGCAATTCCACCGCGGTTGGTTCCGCTTGCACTTCCATTAATTTCATATTTATCGTCGCTCAAAATGAAGGGTGTTATTGCACCTGCGGTCATTTTGCGTGTACGGCTGGTACTCCACGTAATGGTGCCTCCGCCATTGGCTATCGTGATTTTGCCATTCTTAACTTCAATTGTCCAAGTAAGAGGAGCGGTGCAAGTTACAGTTTTGGTTAGTTCTACTTTGTTATCGTTTACATAAAAGTCCTGTGTAGTTGCAGTCATTATAGAGCCTACAGTACGAAATTTGCCACTATGTGTAATAATAATTTTACCCCTGCGGTTTTTGCCATCATTGCAGGCACAGTTTACCGGTCCAAAGTCGATTATTGCTTTTTTAGGATTGGAGTTAGAATCTATTGTTACTGTTGCACAAGGGCCAGTTAATGTTTCTGCATCTCCAGTTTTTAAATACTCACTTCCATGGGTAACCGCATCGTCACTTTGCTTAAAAATGTCGTTCTCGGTTGCTTCAGCCAGTGATTGGTCTTCGGTGGTAGTGGTATCATTGCTGTCCCACTTTTCTCTTTTACAAGCGTTGAATGTAATGGCACTAAATACGGCCAACATAAGGGTTGTTTTTAAAATGTACTTTTTCATGGTTTTAATAATTTATTTATTTGTGGGTATGATACTAAAGACAAAGCGTGGTTTAATTACGTTGCACGTTCAAATTGCAAAACTATGGTAATGATTTGAAAAATAATATTTTATAATTATTAATAAATCCTATATGACAATTACTTTACAAAATATTTAAAGTTTTTCTGATGGATTGAGTCTTTAATAGACATTCTTCGTACTCACTTAATGCATTGGCTTCATAAGTAATGGCACTGCCCGCATGAAAAGATAAATATTTACTTTCGGCATTATATATAATACTCCTTATAACTACATTAAAATCAAAGTCGCCAGTGGGTGTTATATAACCCAATGCTCCTGAATAGAAACCACGCTTGCTGTCCTCGTATTTTTCAATAAGCTCCATGGCTTTTATTTTGGGGCAACCAGTCATACTGCCCATGGGAAAAGCGTTTCTGATAATATTATATATGTTTATTTCTGGATTGGCTTCTGCGGTAACTGTAGAAATCATTTGATGCAATTTTTCAAAAGTAGCTATACCAAATAATTCTTCAACTTTCACACTTCCTGCTATACTACTTTTGGCCAAATCATTTCGCATCAAATCAACTATCATCACATTTTCGCTGCGTTCTTTTTCGTTGTGATATAATTCTTGCTTGAATTGTTCGTCTTCTTTTTCATCTTTGCCTCTTTGTATTGTACCCTTTATAGGCTGGGCAATAAGTTTATTATTTTCTTTTTTCAAAAAACGCTCCGGACTTGCACACAACAAATGATAATGGGTATGCGACAGAAAACCTGCAAATGGCGTAGGACTTGTGCTATTTAGCTTTTGCCAAGTTTCAAATGGATTTATGATAATATCTTTGGCATAGAACTCCATACAATAA is a genomic window containing:
- a CDS encoding anthranilate synthase component I family protein produces the protein MISKEELYHLIPGIETVCIFDNNNKQNACGYRTYEWLGGFGVEEIIIDNEGNAFEKLQQKYHNDWWMGCLGYDLKNEIEKLQSDNYDGSDLPDIIFFKPQVVIAETVDGLKFLKGDEAQLKELYYTPKNYFTTKNIQLHERTTQERYIQSFEKIKQHIIDGDVYELNYCMEFYAKDIIINPFETWQKLNSTSPTPFAGFLSHTHYHLLCASPERFLKKENNKLIAQPIKGTIQRGKDEKEDEQFKQELYHNEKERSENVMIVDLMRNDLAKSSIAGSVKVEELFGIATFEKLHQMISTVTAEANPEINIYNIIRNAFPMGSMTGCPKIKAMELIEKYEDSKRGFYSGALGYITPTGDFDFNVVIRSIIYNAESKYLSFHAGSAITYEANALSEYEECLLKTQSIRKTLNIL